One window of Streptococcus suis genomic DNA carries:
- a CDS encoding phosphodiester glycosidase family protein codes for MKLLKKPFIYASLFGTLLTGGFTYSMLKTFVLSEAITTVESATTTAAATTNSSTAASSTAATTSTNVTTTDTSYADDNIQITLETITTNNTTVNVADIQVSSPEYLKTALAQNTYGTNVTAKTSETAAANNAILAVNGDYYGANSTGYVIKNGVLYRDTVRDNASYGDLAIYADGSFEIIYENEITAQELIDNGVVNLLAFGPTLVENGEIVVDTSTEVGRAMSSNPRSAIGIIDENHYIIVVADGRTSESEGLSLYQLAEVMKQYGATTAYNLDGGGSSTLYFNGQVINNPTTNGNTISERAVSDIVYIGY; via the coding sequence ATGAAATTGCTTAAAAAACCCTTCATATACGCATCACTATTCGGTACATTACTCACTGGTGGTTTCACCTACTCCATGCTCAAAACCTTTGTCCTCTCTGAAGCTATTACAACCGTAGAATCCGCAACGACAACCGCTGCAGCGACGACAAATTCCAGTACAGCAGCAAGTAGCACCGCTGCAACAACCTCAACCAATGTGACAACAACTGATACCTCTTACGCTGATGACAACATCCAAATCACACTCGAAACTATTACAACCAACAACACAACTGTCAATGTAGCGGATATCCAAGTCAGCTCACCTGAGTACTTGAAAACAGCCTTAGCTCAAAATACTTATGGTACCAACGTCACAGCCAAAACATCTGAAACCGCTGCAGCCAACAATGCCATCTTGGCGGTCAACGGCGACTACTACGGTGCCAACTCAACAGGTTACGTCATCAAGAATGGTGTCCTCTACCGTGATACCGTCCGTGACAATGCTTCTTATGGTGACTTGGCAATTTATGCTGACGGCTCATTTGAAATTATCTATGAAAATGAAATAACAGCTCAAGAGTTAATTGACAATGGCGTTGTCAACTTGCTCGCCTTCGGGCCAACCTTGGTAGAAAATGGTGAAATCGTGGTGGATACATCAACAGAAGTTGGACGGGCCATGTCTTCCAACCCTCGTTCAGCCATTGGTATCATCGATGAAAACCACTATATCATCGTTGTGGCAGACGGTCGTACTTCTGAAAGTGAAGGTCTATCCCTCTATCAACTGGCAGAAGTTATGAAACAATACGGAGCAACAACTGCCTACAACCTAGACGGCGGTGGTTCATCAACCCTCTACTTCAACGGTCAAGTGATTAACAACCCAACAACAAACGGAAATACTATCTCAGAAAGGGCGGTGAGCGACATTGTCTACATCGGCTACTAA
- a CDS encoding bifunctional glycosyltransferase family 2/GtrA family protein: MYYVIIPAYQPDQKLLELLNALKHRLNCKIIVVNDGSTEASKAIIEQASSYATVLHHERNLGKGQALKTAFQYIQERDSNSVIVTADADGQHSVNDMDRVARAAMNLPNHLVLGVRQFSNDVPFRSRFGNKLTRLLFRLQTGVKVSDTQTGLRAFHSKLLPFMLKIKGHRYEYEMNMLTQASQEFPITEVPIQTIYIDDNASSHFRPIKDGLLIYKNLFKFALASLGGFLVDYGAYALLIASLTALPSGIHILIANGLARVTSSLSNYYLNKKLVFQNEQSVQTTGLGYLTLALALFICDTSLIYIFHQLFGLNLYLVKITVGLSLFFFSWYIQKHIIFNERKALAHEIA; this comes from the coding sequence ATGTATTATGTCATCATCCCCGCCTATCAGCCAGATCAGAAATTACTGGAGCTATTGAACGCTTTGAAGCATCGGCTCAATTGCAAGATTATTGTAGTTAACGACGGAAGCACTGAAGCTTCGAAAGCCATCATCGAGCAAGCTAGTTCTTACGCAACCGTTCTTCACCACGAGCGTAATTTAGGAAAAGGCCAGGCCTTGAAAACTGCTTTTCAATATATTCAAGAACGTGACTCCAATTCTGTCATCGTAACAGCTGATGCGGACGGCCAGCACTCCGTCAACGATATGGATAGAGTGGCGCGGGCTGCTATGAATTTGCCCAATCACTTAGTTCTGGGAGTCCGTCAATTTAGCAATGATGTGCCTTTCCGCAGTCGTTTTGGTAATAAGCTGACCCGTCTACTCTTCCGCCTTCAAACTGGTGTCAAGGTTAGCGATACCCAGACTGGTCTACGCGCCTTTCATTCCAAGCTCCTGCCCTTTATGCTGAAAATCAAAGGCCACCGTTATGAGTACGAAATGAATATGCTGACCCAAGCTAGCCAAGAGTTTCCCATTACCGAGGTTCCCATTCAGACCATTTATATAGATGATAATGCTAGCTCGCATTTCCGTCCTATCAAGGACGGCTTACTCATCTACAAAAACCTCTTCAAATTTGCCCTGGCCTCACTGGGCGGTTTTCTGGTAGACTACGGTGCCTATGCTCTGCTTATCGCAAGTTTGACTGCTCTGCCCTCGGGTATTCATATCCTCATTGCCAATGGCTTGGCTCGTGTTACCAGCTCTCTGTCCAATTATTACCTCAATAAAAAGCTGGTCTTTCAAAACGAGCAGAGCGTCCAAACTACTGGCCTCGGTTATTTGACCCTAGCTTTGGCCCTCTTCATCTGCGACACCTCTCTGATTTATATTTTCCACCAACTGTTTGGATTGAATCTTTATTTGGTGAAAATCACAGTTGGCCTCTCCCTCTTTTTCTTCTCTTGGTATATTCAAAAACATATTATTTTCAATGAAAGGAAGGCACTTGCCCATGAAATTGCTTAA
- a CDS encoding acetolactate synthase large subunit, whose translation MQEIQLDQPRSGSYLILDSLHQLGVDLVFGYPGGAVLPLYDAIYQYEGIQHVLARHEQGAVHEAEGYAKSSGKVGVAIVTSGPGATNAITGIADAMGDSVPLLVFTGQVATRGIGKDAFQEADVIGMTMPITKYNYQIRDTADIPRVITEAYHIATTGRPGPVVIDVPKDIQERIVEAYHDPTVHLPSYQPTVEPNGLQVKKILQQLSRAKKPVILAGGGVNYAEAQEELIAFAEKYRLPVVSTLLGLGAMPIEHELALAMGGMHGTYSANMAMNDADYIINIGARFDDRLTGNPTTYAPNATIAHVDIDPAEIGKVMKTAIPVVGDAKATLQALLKCETVETDYADWTEQVLDNKRRAPFWYEEDANFIKPQAAIELIGQLTNGDAIIVTDVGQHQMWAAQFYPYKHQRQLITSGGMGTMGFGIPAAIGAKLANPDKEVVVFVGDGGFQMTNQELAILNGYGVPIKVVLINNHSLGMVRQWQESFYEERRSQSVFDAEPNFQLLAEAYGISHYSFDNSATLAEDMKVILENKPMLIEVHISKAEHVVPMVPAGKSNAEMLGVKFNA comes from the coding sequence GTGCAAGAAATCCAATTAGATCAACCGCGTTCAGGTTCCTATTTAATCTTAGATAGCTTGCATCAATTGGGTGTGGACCTGGTCTTTGGCTATCCAGGCGGGGCAGTCCTCCCCTTATATGATGCTATCTATCAATACGAGGGGATTCAGCACGTCTTGGCTCGTCACGAACAAGGAGCGGTCCACGAGGCGGAAGGTTATGCCAAATCATCAGGAAAGGTGGGCGTAGCCATCGTCACATCTGGACCAGGGGCAACTAATGCCATTACAGGGATAGCGGATGCCATGGGCGACAGCGTGCCTCTTCTGGTTTTCACAGGACAGGTTGCGACGCGCGGTATCGGTAAGGATGCCTTCCAGGAGGCCGATGTCATTGGTATGACCATGCCAATCACCAAATACAATTACCAGATTCGGGACACAGCAGATATTCCTCGAGTGATTACAGAAGCCTATCATATTGCGACCACAGGCCGTCCAGGTCCAGTAGTCATCGATGTGCCAAAGGATATCCAGGAAAGAATTGTTGAAGCCTATCACGATCCGACGGTTCATTTGCCAAGCTACCAACCAACGGTAGAGCCAAATGGTTTGCAGGTCAAGAAAATTCTCCAGCAGCTCAGTCGGGCCAAAAAGCCAGTGATTTTGGCTGGTGGTGGGGTCAACTATGCAGAAGCCCAGGAAGAATTGATTGCTTTTGCAGAGAAATACCGCTTGCCTGTTGTTTCAACCCTGCTTGGGTTAGGAGCCATGCCGATTGAACACGAATTAGCCCTAGCGATGGGTGGCATGCACGGAACTTACTCAGCCAATATGGCCATGAATGATGCAGATTATATTATCAACATCGGTGCCCGCTTTGATGATCGCCTGACGGGAAATCCGACAACCTATGCGCCTAATGCGACTATTGCGCACGTGGACATTGACCCAGCAGAGATTGGCAAGGTCATGAAGACGGCAATTCCAGTAGTCGGAGATGCCAAAGCGACCTTACAAGCCCTGTTGAAATGCGAAACCGTTGAGACAGACTATGCTGACTGGACGGAGCAGGTATTGGACAACAAGCGTCGAGCACCTTTCTGGTATGAGGAAGATGCCAACTTTATCAAGCCACAAGCAGCTATCGAGCTGATTGGTCAATTGACAAATGGCGATGCTATCATCGTGACAGATGTGGGACAACACCAGATGTGGGCGGCTCAATTCTATCCTTACAAGCACCAGCGCCAGCTGATTACTTCGGGCGGCATGGGGACTATGGGATTCGGAATTCCAGCAGCAATCGGCGCTAAACTAGCCAATCCAGACAAGGAAGTTGTAGTCTTTGTCGGTGACGGTGGTTTCCAGATGACCAACCAGGAATTGGCTATCCTCAATGGCTATGGTGTGCCCATCAAGGTTGTCTTGATTAATAACCATTCCCTGGGTATGGTTCGTCAGTGGCAAGAATCCTTCTATGAAGAACGTCGCAGTCAGTCAGTATTTGATGCAGAGCCAAACTTCCAGCTCCTAGCGGAAGCCTATGGTATCAGCCATTACAGTTTTGACAATTCGGCGACCTTGGCAGAAGATATGAAGGTCATCTTGGAAAACAAACCAATGCTGATTGAGGTCCATATCTCCAAGGCCGAACATGTGGTGCCAATGGTACCAGCCGGCAAGAGCAATGCGGAAATGTTGGGGGTGAAGTTCAATGCGTAG
- the ilvN gene encoding acetolactate synthase small subunit — protein MRRMLTAKLRNSSGVLNRFTGVLSRRQINIESISVGPTEVAGISRVTVIVDVATMDEVEQIIKQLNRLIDVVRVRDLTDIPHLEREVILIKIVAPPAKRAEILAIIQPFRASVVDVAPHSITIQMTGDGDKIDALLRVIQPYGIKNIARTGATGFSRD, from the coding sequence ATGCGTAGAATGTTAACAGCAAAATTACGAAATTCTTCAGGTGTCCTCAACCGCTTTACAGGTGTCCTATCCCGGCGCCAAATCAATATTGAATCCATTTCAGTCGGCCCGACCGAAGTTGCAGGTATTTCTCGGGTAACGGTCATCGTTGATGTTGCGACCATGGACGAAGTGGAACAAATTATCAAGCAACTCAATCGCTTGATTGATGTGGTCCGTGTCCGCGATTTGACAGACATTCCGCACTTGGAACGGGAAGTGATTCTGATTAAAATCGTTGCTCCGCCAGCTAAGCGGGCAGAAATTTTAGCCATTATCCAACCCTTCCGTGCCAGCGTTGTCGATGTGGCACCTCACTCCATTACCATTCAGATGACTGGTGACGGAGACAAGATTGACGCCCTCCTGCGTGTGATTCAGCCTTATGGCATTAAGAACATTGCTAGGACAGGGGCAACTGGTTTCAGTCGTGACTAA
- the ilvC gene encoding ketol-acid reductoisomerase, whose translation MAVAMQYEKDVTVPALDGKRIAVIGYGSQGHAHAQNLRDTGHDVIIGVRAGKSFDKAKEDGFETFEVAEAAKQADVIMILAPDEIQADLYNEEIAPNLEAGNALGFAHGFNVHFEFIKVPADVDVFMCAPKGPGHLVRRTFEEGFGVPALYAVYQDATGNAKHIAMDWAKGVGSGRVGLLETTFKEETEEDLFGEQAVLCGGLTALMQAGFEVLTEAGYAPELAYFEVLHEMKLIVDLVYEGGFKKMRQSISNTAEYGDYVSGPRVITDQVKENMKAVLADIQSGKFANDFVNDYKAGRPQMEAFRKEAENLEIEKVGAELRKAMPFVGRNDDDAFKIYN comes from the coding sequence ATGGCAGTAGCAATGCAATATGAAAAAGATGTAACAGTTCCAGCACTTGACGGCAAACGTATCGCCGTTATCGGTTATGGTTCACAGGGCCATGCCCATGCCCAAAACTTGCGTGACACAGGACACGATGTTATCATCGGCGTGCGTGCTGGTAAGTCATTTGACAAGGCTAAAGAAGACGGTTTTGAGACCTTTGAAGTAGCTGAAGCAGCAAAACAAGCGGATGTTATCATGATTTTGGCTCCAGACGAAATCCAAGCGGACCTTTACAATGAAGAAATTGCTCCAAACTTGGAAGCGGGGAATGCTCTTGGTTTCGCCCACGGTTTCAACGTTCATTTTGAATTTATCAAGGTACCAGCAGATGTGGATGTCTTCATGTGTGCGCCGAAAGGACCAGGTCACTTGGTTCGCCGTACCTTTGAAGAAGGTTTCGGTGTGCCAGCTCTTTACGCTGTCTATCAAGACGCTACTGGCAATGCCAAGCACATCGCTATGGACTGGGCAAAAGGTGTTGGCTCAGGCCGCGTAGGTCTCTTGGAAACAACCTTCAAGGAAGAAACAGAAGAAGATTTATTTGGTGAGCAAGCCGTTCTCTGTGGTGGTTTGACAGCTCTGATGCAAGCTGGTTTTGAAGTCTTGACTGAAGCTGGCTATGCACCAGAATTGGCTTACTTTGAAGTATTGCACGAAATGAAACTCATCGTTGACCTTGTTTACGAGGGTGGTTTCAAGAAAATGCGTCAGTCTATCTCAAACACTGCTGAATACGGTGACTACGTATCAGGTCCACGCGTGATTACTGACCAAGTTAAAGAAAACATGAAAGCTGTATTGGCAGACATCCAGTCTGGGAAATTTGCTAATGACTTCGTCAACGACTACAAGGCTGGTCGCCCACAAATGGAAGCCTTCCGTAAAGAAGCTGAAAACCTTGAAATCGAAAAAGTCGGTGCAGAACTCCGCAAAGCAATGCCATTCGTAGGCCGCAACGACGACGATGCCTTTAAGATTTATAACTAA